From Amycolatopsis sp. WQ 127309:
GGCCTGGCGAACCTGCTCGCGGGGCTGGTCGCGCGGGGCCGGTGACGGCTCAGCTCGCGCGTCCGGCGGCTGCATTGATGTCGGGGTTCTCGAGGATCTGCCGCTCGTAGCCGTGGGCCGCGACCTCCAGCATCGCGCGGCCGATGTCCTCGGTCGTCGTCACCACCCGCGGCGCCAGCCGGCTCAGCACCGGGTACAGCGGCGCCACCACGCGGTAGATCGTCCGGTACAGCGGGGTCTTCGACGTGATCCCGTGCCGCGGCTGGATGTAGCCGGGGCGGAAGAAGAACGTCCGCAGCGGCAGTTTGGCCAGCGCGTTCTCGGTCGCGCCCTTGACGCGGGCCCAGCGCACCCGGCCGCGTTCGGTGCTGTCGGTGCTCGCGCCCGAGACGTACACGAACGTGGTGTCCGCCGGCAGCGTCCGGGCGACCGAAAGGGTGAGCTGGTAGGTGATCCGCTCGTACTCCTCGGCCGCCACCCCGACCGAGGACAGGCCGAGGCAGAAGAAGCACGTGTCGTAGCCGGTGCTCGGCTCGAGGGCGAAGAGGTCCTTCTCGACCTTCTCGGTGAGCTTCGGGTGGGTGGTGCCGACCGGGGCCCGGCCCACGGTCAGCACCGCCTCGACCCGCTCGTCCAGCAGGCATTCGCGCAGCACGCCTTGCCCGACCATGCCGGTCGCGCCGAACAGGATCACCCGCACGAGCCCGCCCCTACTCCCCGGCCACCGGCAGCAGCCCGCGCTCGCCGAAGACCTTCTTGGCCACGAAGGTCGCGTTCAGCGCCTTCGGGAATCCACAGTAGACGGCGGAGTGCAGCAGCGCCTCGACGATCTCGGCCGGCGTCAGCCCGACGTTGAGCGCCGCGTTGACGTGCACGTCCAGCTGCGGCTCACACCCGCCGAGCGCGGTCAGCATGCCGAGCGTCACGAGCTGCCGATCCCGCAGCGCCAGCCCCGGCCGCGAGCAGACCTCCCCGAACCCTTCCCCCAGCGGTCTTGACGGGACCGACGTCAAA
This genomic window contains:
- a CDS encoding epimerase yields the protein MRVILFGATGMVGQGVLRECLLDERVEAVLTVGRAPVGTTHPKLTEKVEKDLFALEPSTGYDTCFFCLGLSSVGVAAEEYERITYQLTLSVARTLPADTTFVYVSGASTDSTERGRVRWARVKGATENALAKLPLRTFFFRPGYIQPRHGITSKTPLYRTIYRVVAPLYPVLSRLAPRVVTTTEDIGRAMLEVAAHGYERQILENPDINAAAGRAS
- a CDS encoding carboxymuconolactone decarboxylase family protein → MTSVPSRPLGEGFGEVCSRPGLALRDRQLVTLGMLTALGGCEPQLDVHVNAALNVGLTPAEIVEALLHSAVYCGFPKALNATFVAKKVFGERGLLPVAGE